The nucleotide sequence AAGAAAATCTCATCATCGGGCAAGAAGCATTGGGCGATCGCGGTCAAAAGTCGAAGGAAGTGCCCGCCGAGATCTTTGAGCTGTTCCCCGTGTTGGAAACCATGCTCAACCGGATGGGGGGCGACCTCAGCGGTGGTCAGCAGCAGCAGCTCGCGATCGCCCGTGCCCTCATGAGCCAACCCCAACTACTAGTACTGGATGAACCTACCGAAGGCATCCAACCCTCCATTATTTTGGACATTGAGGCGGCGGTGCGGCGCATTATCGAAACCCGAGGAATCTCTGTCCTGCTGGTAGAGCAGCACTTACACTTCGTGCGCCAGGCGGACTATTACTACGCCATGCAAAAGGGCGGCATCGTTGCCTCTGGTTCCACCTCAGAGTTGAGCAATGCGGTCATTCAGGAATTCCTCGC is from Leptolyngbya iicbica LK and encodes:
- the urtE gene encoding urea ABC transporter ATP-binding subunit UrtE encodes the protein MTSTVPAPVAETTGQTPMLQVSGLNFFYGESHILRDVDLTVPRGQMVCLIGRNGVGKTTMLNNIMGLLMPRTGDIQFDGRSVLRDSPDKRARMGIGYVPQGREIIPRLTVEENLIIGQEALGDRGQKSKEVPAEIFELFPVLETMLNRMGGDLSGGQQQQLAIARALMSQPQLLVLDEPTEGIQPSIILDIEAAVRRIIETRGISVLLVEQHLHFVRQADYYYAMQKGGIVASGSTSELSNAVIQEFLAV